From the Teredinibacter turnerae T7901 genome, one window contains:
- a CDS encoding DNA internalization-related competence protein ComEC/Rec2 gives MILPSARMAILQSPTMLLFSIAAGLLTPALLQVHLYTLERVVQAGSIATLLMFCCWWILRSQWRKLLLLIGIYLAALSVQGALLITRIDEQIPTGLEGQTLAIRFVVESLPVVKARGDNRFVTQFYGRVTQLGSGEQNGRLLGKRLRLSWYATGQPVNLSPGENWQAKVRLRRPRGSVNPGGFDYQAWLLSRKISATGYVYSQAGVVQLEQRHEWPGKWGVQRARQTLARVLFDNWASPQIGLLRALLIGDQSAITQDQWDVLRATGTVHLMAISGLHIGLMATIGFAIGAGFARVLAVYRPAGVTWLAPVFANAFAFFYAALAGFEIPTQRACIMVFCFSLVAWRGRQVNFWLIYSFALIGVLAIDPFAPVSGGFWLSFAAVAVLGLGLLGRAPRDGAVFSLVKVQALLLVGMSIPLTLIGLPVPVLGAVANLVAVPVVSFVVVPALMLAGLMSITGFSGGDTLLNLALQVMQILWSILSWLHATGSRVNELPVTPFQGGGMRVGIGVVALIFILAPRGSHLRLPGGALLLLFLFHRPPPLPLLRVTHLDVQQGLAVIIEAGDYTLVYDTGARYSPEFDMGDRVVAPYLAYVGRRQVDRVVISHRDNDHAGGFAGLSGAVSVASVLAGEPDQLPRTKHTPFPCEQGQHWQANRVEFEVVWPPSHFTDAKPNNHSCVLVVRYGSTVILIAGDIEQSVEADLLTAGILPSKISLLSVPHHGSKTSSSVQFVSQLDPEFAVISAGFNNRYGHPHKDISRRYSQQGARIFRTDLDGGISFSLQADGVYHIEGERHRLPRPWFD, from the coding sequence ATGATCTTACCGAGCGCCAGGATGGCGATTCTCCAGTCACCTACAATGTTGCTGTTCAGTATTGCCGCTGGCTTACTGACACCCGCATTGTTACAGGTACACCTTTATACCCTCGAACGTGTTGTCCAAGCGGGTTCCATCGCTACCTTGTTGATGTTTTGTTGCTGGTGGATTCTTCGCTCTCAGTGGCGCAAATTACTGTTGCTGATCGGCATTTATCTAGCAGCCCTGAGCGTTCAGGGGGCGCTGCTGATTACACGGATTGATGAGCAAATTCCAACGGGCCTTGAAGGGCAAACCCTGGCGATTCGTTTTGTGGTGGAATCGTTGCCGGTGGTTAAAGCCCGCGGCGACAATCGCTTTGTAACCCAGTTTTACGGCCGCGTAACCCAGCTTGGCTCGGGTGAACAGAACGGCCGCCTGCTTGGCAAACGCTTGCGGTTAAGTTGGTATGCCACCGGTCAACCCGTGAATCTGTCACCTGGCGAAAACTGGCAGGCAAAGGTTCGATTGAGACGGCCCCGCGGCAGCGTTAATCCAGGCGGATTTGATTACCAGGCCTGGCTGCTCAGCCGTAAAATCAGTGCGACGGGTTATGTGTACTCCCAAGCTGGCGTTGTGCAGTTGGAGCAGAGGCACGAATGGCCGGGAAAATGGGGTGTGCAACGGGCTCGCCAGACACTTGCACGCGTATTATTCGACAACTGGGCGTCACCGCAAATAGGCCTGCTGCGCGCGTTACTCATCGGAGATCAGTCCGCAATCACTCAAGATCAGTGGGATGTTTTGCGGGCGACCGGCACAGTACACCTAATGGCGATCTCAGGGCTTCATATCGGCTTGATGGCTACAATCGGCTTTGCGATAGGTGCTGGATTCGCGCGGGTTCTTGCCGTCTATCGACCGGCCGGTGTGACCTGGCTAGCCCCAGTGTTTGCAAACGCATTCGCATTTTTCTATGCAGCGCTTGCGGGGTTTGAGATCCCCACCCAGCGCGCATGCATCATGGTGTTTTGTTTCAGTTTGGTCGCGTGGCGTGGTCGGCAAGTCAACTTTTGGCTGATTTACAGCTTCGCACTGATTGGCGTACTGGCAATCGATCCGTTTGCGCCAGTTAGCGGCGGTTTTTGGCTGAGCTTCGCAGCTGTCGCTGTGCTGGGGCTGGGTTTGCTTGGCCGCGCGCCCCGGGATGGTGCCGTGTTCTCACTGGTTAAGGTGCAGGCGCTTTTGCTGGTCGGTATGTCTATACCCCTCACTCTAATCGGTTTACCCGTGCCTGTACTCGGAGCGGTGGCTAACCTTGTCGCGGTACCAGTGGTTTCTTTCGTTGTTGTACCGGCACTGATGTTAGCAGGGCTGATGAGCATTACTGGTTTTTCCGGCGGCGATACACTGCTAAATCTGGCGCTACAGGTCATGCAGATACTGTGGTCAATACTTTCCTGGCTGCACGCTACGGGGTCACGGGTAAATGAATTACCTGTGACGCCTTTTCAGGGGGGAGGGATGCGTGTTGGTATTGGTGTTGTCGCGTTGATATTTATTCTTGCTCCGCGCGGTTCTCACCTCCGCTTGCCAGGTGGGGCGTTGTTGTTGCTGTTTTTGTTTCACCGGCCGCCGCCGTTACCGCTGTTGCGTGTAACTCATCTCGATGTGCAGCAAGGGCTGGCGGTGATCATCGAAGCGGGAGACTACACGCTTGTATACGATACCGGTGCCCGTTACTCGCCGGAGTTTGATATGGGCGACCGCGTAGTCGCACCTTACCTAGCCTATGTCGGTCGCCGACAGGTTGATCGCGTGGTGATCAGTCATCGCGATAACGACCACGCTGGCGGCTTTGCCGGGCTAAGCGGCGCTGTTTCGGTTGCTAGTGTGCTCGCCGGTGAGCCCGATCAATTACCGCGCACAAAACATACACCGTTTCCTTGCGAACAGGGCCAGCACTGGCAGGCGAACCGCGTAGAGTTTGAGGTGGTCTGGCCCCCCTCGCACTTTACCGACGCGAAGCCTAATAATCACTCATGTGTCTTGGTAGTGCGGTATGGGAGCACGGTAATACTTATTGCAGGCGACATTGAGCAGTCGGTCGAAGCTGACTTGCTAACGGCGGGAATACTCCCAAGTAAAATCAGTCTTCTTAGCGTGCCGCACCACGGTAGTAAAACTTCCTCTTCAGTCCAATTTGTATCACAACTGGACCCAGAATTTGCCGTAATCAGCGCAGGCTTTAACAACCGCTACGGCCACCCCCACAAAGACATTAGTCGCAGGTATTCACAGCAGGGCGCGCGAATATTCCGCACCGATCTCGACGGTGGAATTTCCTTTAGTTTACAAGCAGATGGCGTTTATCACATTGAAGGGGAGCGGCATCGTCTACCGCGGCCCTGGTTCGATTGA
- a CDS encoding DUF2062 domain-containing protein has translation MPRKLFKRWSPDPAKIRNIKALNFLGALLHDPNLFHLNRHSVSVAFFVGLFCAFLPVLGQIPLAALGALFFRCNLPISVALVWISNPFTFPVIYFATYKLGVKLMQLEPKPFHFEMSWQWFATEFAAIWEPLLLGSLIASLFFGCLGFLIIQWTWRWHVIQRWQERRAQRLAQKNKD, from the coding sequence ATGCCGCGCAAGCTCTTTAAACGCTGGAGTCCCGACCCCGCAAAAATCCGAAATATTAAAGCGCTCAATTTTCTTGGCGCACTGCTCCACGACCCTAACTTGTTTCACTTGAACAGGCACTCTGTATCAGTCGCATTTTTTGTGGGTCTTTTTTGCGCATTTTTGCCCGTACTTGGACAGATTCCACTCGCTGCGCTGGGTGCGTTATTTTTCCGTTGCAATCTGCCAATATCGGTTGCGCTGGTGTGGATCAGCAATCCGTTCACCTTCCCTGTCATCTATTTCGCCACCTACAAACTCGGCGTGAAGTTAATGCAGCTTGAACCCAAGCCGTTTCACTTCGAAATGAGCTGGCAGTGGTTCGCGACTGAGTTTGCCGCCATCTGGGAGCCTTTGTTACTGGGCAGCTTAATCGCCAGCCTGTTTTTCGGCTGCCTCGGATTTCTGATTATTCAGTGGACGTGGCGCTGGCATGTTATCCAGCGCTGGCAGGAAAGGCGTGCACAACGACTGGCGCAGAAAAATAAAGACTAA
- the rluB gene encoding 23S rRNA pseudouridine(2605) synthase RluB, whose amino-acid sequence MTEQVNEPQGEKLQKVLARAGLGSRREMERLISLGKVSVNGATARLGDRVGAEDKIEYDGKRIQAAPVVKQRTRVILYNKPEGQICSRNDPEGRPTVYDNLPKIAQSRWISVGRLDFNTSGLLLFTNDGELANKLMHPSTGIDREYLVRIQGEVDNDMLQRLRDGVLLEDGIARFTDIVEGQKESKNRWFYCVVMEGRNREVRRLWESQEVRVSRLKRVRYGNIFIPSHVRAGQWVELTEKDVGELCDTAGLAPPPKPKYSPELRRSRERHQRKLRKANTSRTRR is encoded by the coding sequence ATGACAGAACAAGTGAACGAACCCCAAGGTGAAAAATTACAGAAAGTCCTCGCGCGCGCTGGTCTCGGATCGCGTCGTGAAATGGAACGTCTGATCAGTCTTGGAAAAGTAAGCGTGAACGGCGCGACCGCGCGTCTTGGCGATCGAGTTGGTGCAGAGGATAAAATCGAATACGACGGCAAGCGAATACAGGCCGCACCTGTGGTCAAGCAGCGTACCCGGGTGATTTTGTACAATAAACCCGAAGGACAGATTTGCTCGAGAAACGACCCGGAAGGGCGCCCAACGGTTTACGACAATCTGCCTAAGATTGCCCAAAGCCGCTGGATATCCGTGGGTCGGTTAGATTTCAACACAAGTGGGTTGTTGTTGTTTACCAACGATGGAGAATTGGCCAATAAGCTGATGCACCCATCCACCGGGATCGACCGGGAATACCTGGTACGCATTCAGGGTGAAGTAGACAACGATATGCTTCAGCGCCTGCGGGACGGTGTGCTACTCGAGGACGGAATTGCGCGTTTCACGGATATCGTCGAAGGCCAGAAAGAAAGTAAGAATCGCTGGTTTTATTGCGTTGTGATGGAAGGTCGCAATCGAGAAGTCCGACGTTTGTGGGAATCACAGGAGGTGCGGGTCAGCCGCTTAAAACGTGTGCGCTACGGTAATATATTCATTCCATCGCACGTGCGTGCTGGTCAGTGGGTCGAGCTTACCGAGAAAGATGTGGGTGAATTGTGCGATACAGCCGGCCTGGCGCCGCCGCCCAAACCAAAATACTCCCCTGAGCTGCGCCGCAGTCGCGAGCGTCACCAGCGAAAATTGCGCAAAGCCAATACATCTCGCACCCGGCGCTAA
- the scpB gene encoding SMC-Scp complex subunit ScpB: MSHEIDQLKFIVEGAVLAAGEPVTLDRLLTLFDENETPTKDALREAIAAIQTDCEGRGFQLIEVASGYRFQVKEDLAVWINRLWEEKPQKYSRALLETLALIAYRQPITRGDIEEVRGVAVSSHIIKTLAERDWVKVVGHRDVPGRPALYATTRQFLDYFNLKSLDELPTLGELRDIDSLNETLEFDSLPPEVQESVMAAANAAEHAEGTVPEGESADGTETADDTESTEGDNDTDGAGKDASGEERVSDIDLGEPTTDTENMPSADEDDAQHIEPTAHEDSAPNELDNDAARSIGDEGEDDSSLVGDFDEHAEIANVPFASEDDAEQEYDLGGLFPEDGGSQDYEDRDKVEDAFDDEGNASDVDDLTVDDIAESDDSDDAKADADGRNTSNLTLSSTQYDSLFDSVNEAPEDENTESEMTNTADEAANQSRNNRPDE; this comes from the coding sequence ATGAGTCACGAAATAGACCAATTAAAATTTATCGTTGAAGGCGCCGTTTTGGCGGCGGGTGAGCCAGTAACACTCGATCGCTTGCTCACCCTGTTCGATGAAAACGAAACCCCCACAAAAGACGCGCTGCGCGAGGCAATCGCTGCTATCCAAACCGACTGCGAAGGCCGAGGTTTTCAACTTATCGAAGTTGCGAGCGGCTACCGATTTCAAGTGAAAGAAGACTTGGCTGTATGGATAAATCGCTTGTGGGAAGAAAAGCCGCAAAAGTACTCGCGTGCACTGCTGGAAACTCTCGCACTGATTGCCTATCGCCAACCCATTACTCGTGGTGATATTGAAGAAGTGCGTGGGGTGGCGGTGAGTAGCCATATTATTAAAACGCTGGCAGAAAGAGATTGGGTAAAAGTGGTAGGCCATCGGGATGTCCCTGGCCGACCTGCGCTTTACGCTACAACCCGGCAATTTCTCGACTACTTTAATTTGAAGAGCCTCGACGAACTACCCACGCTTGGCGAGTTGCGTGATATAGACAGTCTCAACGAAACACTGGAATTCGATAGTCTTCCACCTGAAGTGCAGGAAAGTGTAATGGCGGCGGCTAATGCGGCTGAACATGCAGAGGGTACCGTGCCGGAGGGTGAGTCGGCCGATGGCACAGAAACTGCCGACGATACAGAAAGCACAGAAGGTGATAACGATACTGACGGCGCTGGTAAGGACGCATCTGGAGAGGAGCGGGTTTCGGATATTGACCTAGGCGAACCAACAACTGATACCGAAAATATGCCCTCTGCGGACGAAGATGATGCTCAGCATATCGAGCCAACTGCGCATGAGGACAGCGCCCCGAATGAACTAGATAACGATGCTGCCCGCAGCATAGGCGACGAAGGTGAAGACGATTCGTCTCTAGTGGGTGATTTCGATGAGCACGCTGAGATCGCCAATGTCCCGTTCGCATCGGAAGACGATGCTGAGCAGGAGTACGATCTTGGAGGGTTGTTCCCAGAGGACGGCGGCTCGCAGGACTATGAGGACCGCGATAAAGTCGAAGATGCATTTGACGATGAAGGTAACGCTAGTGACGTCGACGACCTTACTGTTGATGATATCGCTGAATCTGATGATTCTGATGACGCAAAAGCGGACGCTGACGGGCGAAATACCAGTAATCTCACGCTGTCCAGCACCCAGTATGACTCCTTGTTTGATAGCGTGAATGAGGCGCCAGAAGACGAAAATACTGAATCGGAAATGACTAATACTGCCGACGAGGCAGCAAACCAGAGCCGTAACAATCGGCCTGACGAGTAA
- a CDS encoding segregation and condensation protein A, translating to MSGVETHEIASAEPVPVAEHEQHPPQGEPHPEQEEMPFAIVQGKAFTQIPKDLYIPPDALEVFLEAFEGPLDLLLYLIRRQNLDILEIDVSEITQQYVTYVEMMEAMQFELAAEYLVMAAMLAEIKSRMLLPRSSEGDEEEEDDPRANLIRRLQEYERFKQAAEDIDSLPRLHRDTHIAKAQGPDRNLTRPDPDVDLKEILVALAEVLRRADMFESHHVEKEKLSTRERMTQVLDKLSGQQFVPFVSLFSVSEGRLGVVVTFLAVMELIKESLVEIVQTESFGPIHVKARSE from the coding sequence TTGTCGGGAGTTGAAACACACGAAATTGCCAGCGCGGAGCCCGTACCCGTTGCTGAGCACGAGCAACACCCGCCGCAGGGAGAGCCACACCCGGAACAGGAAGAAATGCCTTTTGCGATAGTGCAGGGCAAAGCGTTTACCCAGATTCCCAAAGACCTCTACATCCCACCTGATGCACTCGAAGTTTTTCTCGAGGCGTTCGAAGGTCCCCTCGACTTACTGTTGTATCTCATCCGAAGGCAGAATCTTGATATTCTGGAAATCGACGTTTCAGAGATAACGCAGCAATATGTGACTTACGTCGAAATGATGGAGGCGATGCAATTCGAATTGGCAGCGGAATATCTGGTGATGGCAGCGATGCTTGCGGAAATCAAATCACGCATGTTGTTGCCGCGCTCATCGGAGGGCGACGAGGAAGAGGAAGACGATCCGCGCGCAAATCTGATTCGGCGCTTGCAAGAGTACGAACGCTTTAAACAGGCGGCGGAGGACATCGATTCTCTGCCTCGCCTGCATCGCGACACGCATATTGCCAAGGCTCAGGGGCCCGATAGAAACCTTACCCGTCCGGACCCGGATGTGGACCTGAAAGAAATCCTGGTAGCGCTCGCCGAAGTCTTGCGCCGCGCAGATATGTTCGAAAGCCACCACGTGGAAAAAGAAAAACTGTCGACGCGCGAGCGGATGACCCAGGTGCTCGACAAGCTTTCCGGGCAACAATTCGTGCCTTTTGTGAGCTTGTTCAGTGTCTCTGAAGGGCGCCTGGGCGTGGTTGTGACATTCCTCGCTGTTATGGAATTGATCAAGGAATCGCTAGTGGAAATCGTACAGACTGAATCTTTCGGCCCAATTCACGTTAAGGCACGATCTGAATAA
- a CDS encoding L-threonylcarbamoyladenylate synthase, with amino-acid sequence MAQFFSIHPENPQARLISQAVDILRRGGLIVYPTDSAYALGCHIGDKLALDRIRALRQLDKHHNFTLMCRDLSELANYARVDNTAYRIIKSHTPGPFTFILNATSEVPRRLQHPKRKTLGMRVPDNAIALALLEELGEPLMSSSLILPGDTLPLTDPYDIRDTLEHQCELVIDGGFCGLEPTSVIDLTGDEPQVMREGCGDISDFR; translated from the coding sequence ATGGCGCAGTTTTTTTCAATCCATCCGGAAAACCCACAAGCGAGACTTATCAGCCAGGCTGTCGACATCCTGCGGCGAGGTGGTTTGATTGTGTATCCGACGGATTCAGCATACGCGCTGGGCTGCCATATTGGCGACAAGCTCGCGCTGGACCGGATTCGCGCGCTCCGTCAGCTGGATAAACATCATAACTTCACCTTGATGTGTAGGGATCTGTCCGAGCTGGCGAACTACGCTCGCGTAGACAACACGGCCTATCGGATTATTAAAAGCCATACGCCCGGGCCGTTTACATTTATTCTCAATGCCACCTCCGAGGTCCCCCGGCGGCTGCAACACCCAAAACGTAAAACGCTCGGTATGAGGGTGCCAGACAACGCTATTGCACTGGCTCTGCTGGAAGAGTTGGGTGAACCACTAATGAGCAGCTCGTTGATTTTGCCCGGTGACACATTGCCGCTCACCGACCCGTACGATATCCGCGATACCCTTGAGCATCAATGCGAGCTGGTTATCGACGGTGGCTTTTGCGGTCTTGAGCCCACCAGTGTGATTGATCTCACCGGCGATGAGCCGCAGGTTATGCGCGAAGGGTGCGGCGATATCAGCGACTTCCGCTGA
- a CDS encoding PHP domain-containing protein, which produces MQVYDLHSHSSHSDGVLSPVELVVRAKSKQVDVLALTDHDTVSGLEAAAKQATIEGIDLIPGIEFSSQWNGCGVHIVGLSLDLGLPDIHAAVADVQHRRQQRAEAIAEKLAKAGIAGALAGATDLACGETLGRPHFARYLVREGHVSNVNQAFKRYLGAGKPCDVKNVWPSVEEVVHWVVSAGGIPVLAHPAKYKMTRTKLCRLVDCFTASGGLALEVVNGRQAVGMADNLAKIAIQYGLAASIGSDFHLPDQPWQELGCSGSLPAQVRPVWELW; this is translated from the coding sequence TTGCAGGTTTATGATCTTCACAGCCACAGCAGCCACTCGGATGGTGTTCTCAGCCCAGTTGAGCTGGTGGTGCGGGCAAAATCCAAACAAGTGGATGTATTGGCGCTTACCGATCACGATACGGTGAGTGGCCTTGAAGCGGCAGCAAAACAAGCCACAATTGAAGGTATCGACCTTATCCCCGGTATTGAGTTCTCGAGCCAGTGGAATGGTTGCGGTGTTCATATTGTAGGCTTGTCACTGGACCTGGGTTTGCCAGACATTCATGCCGCGGTTGCAGATGTTCAGCATCGCCGTCAGCAGAGGGCTGAAGCCATCGCTGAAAAACTCGCTAAAGCGGGGATAGCTGGCGCACTTGCAGGGGCAACCGATCTAGCGTGTGGCGAGACGCTGGGGCGCCCACATTTCGCACGTTATCTGGTACGGGAAGGTCACGTGAGCAATGTGAACCAGGCGTTCAAGCGGTATCTGGGGGCAGGGAAGCCGTGCGATGTGAAGAACGTATGGCCGTCTGTTGAGGAGGTCGTCCACTGGGTGGTGTCAGCCGGGGGGATCCCGGTACTCGCGCACCCTGCAAAATACAAAATGACGCGAACCAAGCTTTGCCGCCTCGTCGATTGCTTTACCGCCAGCGGTGGATTGGCTTTGGAAGTCGTAAATGGCAGGCAGGCTGTCGGAATGGCAGATAATCTTGCTAAAATCGCAATCCAATATGGCTTGGCCGCTTCAATTGGAAGCGATTTCCATCTTCCAGACCAACCCTGGCAGGAGCTCGGCTGCAGCGGCAGCTTGCCTGCGCAGGTGAGGCCTGTATGGGAACTTTGGTAA
- a CDS encoding VC0807 family protein translates to MAKTDKKENPFVNLLINVIIPTVILVKFSGADYLGPKLGLIVALAFPIVYGIYDFVRTRKVNFFSAFGVLSVILTGGMSLLQLDPKYIAIKEAAIPLLFGAATLISLKTPYPLVKTFLFNDAILQTDKVHHALEERGNRAAFERTLVYASYMIAGSFLLSSVLNYVLAKIVLVSTPGTEEFNAELGTMTALSLPVITIPSMLVLFGALFYLFRQIKALAGLSLEDVFVDPSEKTDNNAEPSA, encoded by the coding sequence ATGGCGAAGACCGATAAAAAAGAAAACCCTTTTGTTAACCTGCTGATCAACGTCATTATCCCTACTGTGATACTGGTAAAGTTCAGCGGTGCAGACTACCTCGGCCCCAAACTCGGGCTCATAGTTGCACTGGCGTTTCCGATTGTTTACGGAATTTATGATTTCGTCCGCACCCGCAAGGTCAACTTTTTCTCCGCTTTTGGTGTGCTCAGTGTGATTCTGACTGGCGGCATGAGCCTGCTCCAACTGGACCCAAAATATATTGCGATCAAAGAAGCCGCGATTCCGCTGCTGTTTGGCGCCGCCACCCTGATATCGCTCAAAACCCCCTACCCTTTAGTAAAAACTTTTTTGTTTAACGACGCCATTTTGCAAACCGATAAAGTGCATCACGCGTTGGAAGAGCGCGGTAACCGGGCGGCATTTGAACGTACATTGGTGTACGCCTCCTACATGATTGCAGGCTCTTTTTTGCTGAGTTCGGTGTTGAACTACGTATTGGCTAAAATTGTATTGGTCAGCACACCAGGCACAGAAGAGTTTAACGCGGAGCTCGGCACCATGACGGCGTTAAGCCTTCCGGTAATTACCATTCCATCGATGCTTGTTTTGTTCGGCGCACTCTTCTATCTGTTTCGCCAAATCAAGGCGCTGGCAGGCTTGAGTCTGGAGGACGTTTTTGTCGATCCCAGCGAAAAAACAGATAACAACGCCGAACCATCGGCGTAA
- a CDS encoding YciI family protein → MLYAIISEDIEDSLAKRLSVRPKHLERIQALRDEGRLVLAGPHPAIDAENPGEAGFSGSLIVAEFESLAAAQTWADTDPYIDAGVYAKVVVKPFKKVLP, encoded by the coding sequence ATGCTATACGCCATAATAAGTGAAGATATTGAAGACAGCCTCGCGAAGCGCCTATCCGTCCGCCCCAAACATCTTGAACGCATTCAGGCACTGCGCGACGAGGGGCGCCTGGTTCTGGCTGGCCCTCACCCGGCAATAGACGCCGAGAACCCCGGCGAAGCCGGATTTTCCGGTAGCTTAATTGTCGCGGAGTTTGAATCGCTCGCAGCCGCGCAAACCTGGGCAGACACCGACCCCTACATAGACGCAGGTGTCTATGCCAAAGTGGTGGTTAAGCCATTCAAAAAAGTACTGCCATAA
- a CDS encoding TIGR04211 family SH3 domain-containing protein, whose product MSLKQRLRNCVYLATLVSGSVLLSISTHAQDEQQYVTDILHVPLRSGEGNEYRIINKGIRSGTPLTILEAGSSEEWVKVRTPQGVEGWIRSQYLQENETASRVAAKMESQLKRANEENARLQQEVSNLKKQAQTLQQTSDSAQSAEREMAEELQNIKTLSAGAIDLEKRYTELLERQQLLQTQNDVLIAENENIKGDTSVKFMLYGAGLIIIGILTALIVPALTVKKRHSEWR is encoded by the coding sequence ATGAGTCTGAAACAACGTTTAAGGAATTGCGTATATTTAGCCACCCTTGTTTCAGGTAGTGTGCTGCTTTCTATCTCTACCCATGCACAAGACGAACAACAATACGTCACCGATATTCTGCACGTGCCGCTGCGCAGCGGCGAAGGCAACGAGTATCGCATCATAAACAAGGGTATACGCAGTGGTACACCCCTGACTATTCTGGAGGCCGGCAGTTCCGAAGAATGGGTAAAGGTACGCACGCCACAAGGCGTCGAAGGATGGATTCGCAGCCAGTATTTACAAGAGAATGAGACGGCAAGCCGCGTCGCCGCGAAAATGGAATCGCAACTGAAGCGCGCCAACGAAGAAAATGCGCGCCTGCAACAGGAAGTCAGCAATTTAAAAAAGCAAGCTCAAACGCTGCAACAAACCAGCGATAGCGCACAAAGCGCGGAGCGGGAAATGGCAGAAGAGCTGCAGAACATAAAAACCCTCTCTGCCGGCGCTATTGATCTGGAAAAACGCTACACCGAGCTGCTCGAACGCCAGCAATTACTGCAAACGCAAAATGATGTGCTTATCGCCGAAAATGAAAATATCAAGGGTGATACCAGCGTTAAGTTCATGCTGTATGGCGCAGGTTTGATCATCATAGGTATATTGACCGCGTTGATTGTGCCTGCGCTCACAGTCAAAAAACGCCACTCCGAATGGCGCTAA